Genomic segment of Capra hircus breed San Clemente chromosome 13, ASM170441v1, whole genome shotgun sequence:
cccgtagacggcagcccaccaggctcccccatccctgggattctccaggcaagaacattggagtgggttgccatttccttctccagtgcatgaaagtgaaaaatgaaagggaagtcactcagtcgtgtccgactgttagcgaccccatggactgcagcctaccaggctcctccatccatgggattttccaggcaagagtactggagtggggtgccattgccttttctgagtTTTAATTCCAACCCTATGctaaatttggagaaggcaatggcaccccactccagtactcttgcctgggaaatcccatggacagaggagcctggtaggctgcagtccatggggttgctaagagtcagacacgactgagcgacttcactttcacttttcactttcacgcattggagaaggaaatggcaacccactccaatgttcttgcctggagaatcccagtgacgggggagcctggtgggcttctgtctacgaggtcgcacagagtcggacacgactgaagtgacttagcagcagcagcattctaaaTTAAGATTTGCTAATCATTCtaagaaggagaaaggaatagAATTTTAAATGCCACTACTGTTTTCAGGGACAGATGAGCTAATCTTAAAGAAAATTCGGTGGTGGATTGGTTCCCTTTTAACACCCACTTTTCAGGTGCTTTAAAGCATGTGGGTCTCTTTGGATTCCTCCTAAAAACTGTCATGTTGGCATATAGCTATAAAATGTGCTTTACTCAGAAAATGTGGTGAGTAAAACTGACTTTTTTACTAGTTCCTTTGGCACAGGGGAATACTTTAATAAATAGGCCTCACTGAAAGATAGAGCAATGTTGTTTTTAATAGGGAATGAGAGTGTAAGTATAGTGATTTAATGCAGTTACAAGTGCCTGCATCCAAAAACAAAGTTTTGATTTTTGTCAAACATTCAGCAggggagtgattttttttccctcatttttcttttttttgtagctTCCCCCATTGTATTCTTGTTAACTGTGTATGGTGTATATTCAGaattttttcctacatttttctTTGTTAGTACCTGATCTATAAAAATTGTGAACATTCAGAATAGATGCATATGTTTCTATTATATAATTAGTGTCCTTGAGGTGGAGATTTGTATTACTCAttgaaagtatatatatatatatatatatgtatatatatacatttcaacAAAGTAGTTGCATTTCATAGTGAGCTTAGGTAAAAGAATAAACTTTTACCCTTTCAATGTTTTCTTTACTTGCTAGTGTAAAACGTATTTCTGATTTATCCCAGTAATCAAAGTAATCAAAacacatatattcagttcagttcagtcactcagtcgtatccgactctttgcgacccccatggacagcacgccaggttttcctgtccatctccaactcctggagcttgctcaaactcatgtccttcgagtcggtgatgccatccatctcatcctctgtccccttttcctcctaccttcaatcttttccagtgctggagaggggaatggcaaaccacttcagtattcttgccttgagaaccccatgaacagtatgaaaaggcaaaaatgcatatatacatagaACACATAAATTGTTCTGTGCTCATGAAAGGTATACTAACTAGAAAACGGTTCTTGGCTTTTGGTTTTTTATAAACTCACAGGTTTATAGGGACTTTATGGAACCATTCAGCCTTGCCCTGACTTCTCAGAGAACTGTAGCTAGACTACTCAAAACCCCTTAGAGCAAAATCAAACTTCCTTCAGATAATGTTCATTATATTCAATGTTAATCGCATTTTCTTTGCTAGGTTATTCCTAGAAAACAGCTACCCTTCTTAACAGTAAGTCAAAGGAGAAAGTATTGAGATATATTTGAAGACGGCAAATGGATACTGAGGCTTTATAGGCAGCTGGAGATAATTCTTAGCAGAGTAGCAGGAGCAGCGCTATCTGGCAAACCACTGGGAACACATGGCTCCCTGTGCTCGACCATCATGGTGTGTCTTATGTGTTGTTGACCATTGTACCGTTTCCAAGCACTTCGTCTCATTTAGCCCTTACAACAACCCTGAGAGGTGGGTGGTATTAACAGTCCCAGTATATAGACAAGGGCACTAAGCTAAGGAGAGGAAGTGGTTTGTTTTTACTTAACCTAGTAAGTGGCGGATCTGAGATTTTTGGATCCTCTGATGCCAACTCATACTAccaaaaagctattttaaaaaataacatttttcaaaaactaCCTTAAAGTATCAGCCAGGACGACAGCAGCTGTGTACAAAGACTGAAAGGTTACGAAAGCACTTCTGAAGTTTTCTGTAAGAGTGTTCCAACAGACTGTTAGGATATTTGTTTATGCCTGAAACACTGAGCCATTGAAGTAAAATGATACACAAGCTCAAGatactgctattttttttttatttgtagccaacatttatttttttttgcctagAAAAATACATGGGGGTATTTAGGACCACTGTGCTGGGCAGTTTGCTACTTTAGTGATAGGAACATAATCTTGAAAAAGCAAACACgattattttgtacttttttttgttttattcagcaaTAAGACCACAATTTTTCATATTTAAGGAAGTATGAAAAATTTGTcgatttttaaaagctgaatacATGTAGCATTGGATCAAGGCACATACAAGACTGGCCAAAGGGCGTACAATGCACTTTGGTTTTttgttggggggaaaaaaaaaaagttatggcaACGGAAAAGTGATGAGGTTTTAAACAAGTCATAGCTCACAATTCAGTaggaagctggaaaaaaaatgttacaagTTCGTTACATAGTATGTGGAAAACTGTGACAGTAATGGGCAGTATTCTTGATCATTGTGAAAGCAAGTTGAACATTTATGTACAGTGGTAAAACATTTCGCATAAACCAGATCTAAATTTGATttccagtatttatttttcttttaaattctcacTAATTTAAAGTACTACTTTCTCTTTATTGTTGAGGGGAATTGCTTGTAGTCAGACTACTCTTAAAATGTgtttaagctttttctttttaacttcctTTATGATAAAAACATTGTAAACACTAACAAATGTGTCTTTAAAGTTGACTTTTCAAAAATCAAGATAGTATAGGCAAAACCAAAATGGAATTGGTACTTGTGTTTGTTACGCTATGTGAGTCtaaattttcatgtttttcccTAAGTACAAGTTTCCCCTACTTGGAAGCACGCTTACATTATTGTTTTTGTGAAGTCCTTTATTATCAAAGCTTTGTTAACAATGGCATTAACAACAGCAGACTTCACCCTCCTTTCATGCCAACTGATGTATTCAGTTCAGAAGATAACGTTTACTTTCTTAAGGAGGTCTAATTTACTTAGCATAAAAATGGAGCTATGCAGCAAGTCTGATATTGCCCATTACTTCACTTATTTTGATTACTGAATACCACTGTAATACAAATTTAATAGTTGGAACATTATTTCATAactactttttgaaatttaatttgtcTCAttcagccagtttttttttttacattttattaatacCAAAGTGAAAAATGGCCTGTGCTTATACTACAAGGATCTCATGTGAATGCAGTCCTGATTGTTCAACACAGCAAGAAAATTCACTTTCACAGTCAACAAGTCATCTTACTCAGTAGAACACAAAGTAAATGGTTTATAACTTCAATATTTGCAAGGAAAATACAGTACAAATTactaaaaaatactaaaatatagaATTGTGTTCAGGCGTCTCCACTACATCAATCGCAGCAGTAACCTGAAATTTGaaacttttaataaaaagttcttaaatataaattatatggcAAATGTACAGTACATTGCTTTTTCTCAGTCTCTTTTTTCCAGTGTTTTGCAGTAGATCAGGGTTCCTACCATCACCTCCCTTAGGTTTAAAAAAACCGAAACTGCAAGTCCTCCAGCatcatgagtgtgagtgatcgGAGTCTGGAATACCACTGTCTCTATAGCTTCGGTTACTACTGCTTTCACTGTGATTGTTTTTGTACAGATTCATTCCATTAGGAGGAAATATGGTGTGTATTACAAATTCTTCCTTTGAGATGGGTTCATTGCTTATCGGTAACATCTGAAAAGAAGTCTCCCTGATTTCCAGGATGGAGTTGTCCTTCTTGGTGCCAGCTTCCGCGTAGTcgtcctttcttctcctgcctttgctGTATGCACAGTTCCGTGAGAAGAGGGATCCGTTCCTATGAACATACCAGCACACCAAAGCGAGCAGGGCGATGGTCACCAGGGCCACAGCCCCGCCAATGATGGCAGCCAGTGGCAAATTGGGGTTTTTGTAAGGTTCTTTCTCTTGCTCACGATTAAGGGTGGTTGTAGGGTTGTACATTCGAAGGGGTGCAGTTTCAGTCTCAATACAAACAGGAGTTTCATCAAATAGATAGAGGTTACTGGTTTCCATGGGAACCATGCAGACTCGATAGGGTGAATCAGGCTCCAGGGCTGTGACCAAGTATTCGCTGCGTTCTCCTGTTACAATTGTTTCAGTTATAGATCCAAATGCTGGGCTGTGGTCCAGTTTGAGCCAGCTGAGTCTTAAAGCCGTCATAGGTAGGACGAGTTTCCAAGAGATATGAATTGTGTCAGAGGTGACAGATTTCACAGTAATGGTAATTGTTTTTCTTGCCGGAATCCCTGTGGTTCGCTGATCCTTGGTGAGTTTGGGGTTCTTTGTGTCTGGTTGCTTGGTCACAGGAGCTGGCCACTGTCCTTGAGCAGGATGCACTGTGTTGGGTGTCCCGGTGGTTATCTGAATGGTGCTTACAACCGGGTTGTCCTTACAATCAAATAGTTCCGCATTGAGGTCCTTGATAGCCATCCCTCGAACTTTTTCTGGGGCTTGGCACATGAGCCCACGCACATTGACCTTCACAGGTAGTGATTGTAACCAGTCACGTACCCATTTCATCTTGCACCCACAATACCAGGGATTGTTCCGAAGAATCAGTTGTGTTATATTGTCCAAATCATCAAAGATACCCTGAGGTAAATTACTTAGGTTGTTATTGGACATATCAAGTCGATACAGCTGCCTCAGGTAAGAAAAAGCATTTGGGGGCACCCTATTGATATGGTTATCTTGAAGATAAAGCTTCCTCAGGTTTGTGCCTGGAAGGTTGACTGGTGCAGCAGTCAGGGAATTCCGTACCAGTGACAGTTCTGTTAAGTTGACTAGATTGAAGAAAACTTTATCACCTAATCCATGGTTGTTCAGCAGGTTTCCATCCAAAACCAGGCGTTTTAGGCTAGTGAGACCTTGAAGAGATGGTGATGAGATGGTGGATATGCGATTATCATCCAAGCGGAGCTCTTCTATAGTCCTGGGCAGACCCCAGGGGATTGTGCTAAGGTGATTACGAGACAGGAAAAGCAGCCGGAGATAGTTACTGTCTCTAAATGCCCCCTCTTCAATGCTAACAGCTGAGACAGAGTTATCATCTAAATGTAATTCTTCCAGATAGGGAATTTTTGAAAGTGAATCATAAGTGATGGTTCTTATGTTATTTTCTTGCAGATGTAACTCTTTGACGTACTTTGGTAGATTGGTAGGAAATTCATCTAAACTGTTGTGATATAGGTATATTCTTTCTACTTTCAGCAAGTTTTTCAAATCTGATGGAATCCCAgcattatttatttggttgttctGAAGGTAGAGAGTTGTAGCATCCTCTGGTATTCCTGTTGGAATGGATGTCAGAAAGCGATCGTTACAGTAAATGAAACCGGCATCACAGCGGCACACAGATGGACAGGGTTTAGCCATAACTGATAGCGGTGCCACCTGGAGGAACAGCCCAATTTTAGTCCCAATGAGGAAGATGCTCCAGGCTGGGCTGATCATGGTCAGCAGTGTTGAGGTCTTTACACAAGGTAGTTTCAGAGCCCTAAAGTGgagtgagttaaaaaaaaaaaaaaggcaacagaaaACCGTCAGAATAGCATACTTAAAATAGTATTCAAAATAGACGTGAACATTGAAACATCTAATAATCACTTTTATTAGTTCATTTTTTCTTGTGtgctgaggtgttttttttttgcatgctaGCTAACAATGAACAtaatcatacaatatttttactttaaatatttctggTATTAGAAGTATTTTGTCCCAAATCTATTTGACTTTGAAAGTTGAATATAGTTTTATTGAATGTTTTAAAGCATTCTCATAGCACTTTATGTCAATTTTGTGACCACTGGCCAAGCTAGTCtgatttctaatttttccttAATATTCATAATGAATTGACACATAGGAATATGATTTGTTATATTTAAAGATAATGTTACTATTCTTAAAAACCAAAATTTTATATCTGCTTTTTACATGGTAAACTGTACAAGTATAGAAATGTGTAGTAAAAAATCTATTCTCATACTATTCAGGAATAGTCACACACCTCTGGAGATCCTGAATCCCAGTTAAATCAATTGTTTGCTTTGATTATTgatgttgtttttctttgattGTTAATATTAGACATTGTGAGATAGGCACTTCTAGCACAAAAATAAGAAGGAAttgttttcatttactttggGGAAGGAAAGATTTACATAGCTAATACATCTATCTTATCTAAGTGGAAAATTTCATTTCATGTTaaactctttttttcctattttactgTATGTTTTGTAGTACATAGTTAAATGGGTTTATgaacatttttcattatattctAGCTCATAACATGTTTTCAcaatgtatttatctttcttcaaGTCCTAATCTGAAATATGATTTACCTTTCTCCATTGGTAGAGAATTATAGATTTATACTTATCTAGTATGTAATATAAATTTTTTCTGCACCTTTAGGTATTAGTTAGCCTTTATAATTTCAGGCATGAAAAGAAAAGACtttaatatttttcctacctTATTGAACGATGTGAGTAAATTTTGCGTGAGTGAAAATCCAATgcacatatattattttcctgGTGAGGGGCTGGGACTTATAAACTCTTGTTTAGTCCTTGGAAATGTTCTTCACTGTTTATTCAAGTAATTCTATGCCGTACACACCTCCAGATCAGGCTTGCTGTTGTCAATGAACATTCCAGCTGCGGTTCAGCATGGTGGGCAAGCTCATTAAAGTAGGGACCAGAAACAATTCAGTTTCCTGTTACTATGTAGAACACATGGtttcctacttttttttcctttcttatagaGTTTCTGTGTGAAGGTTCCTTTTGTGTAGCTTAATTCCCTTAGTGGAAATTCCTCTCTTTGAAATTCTTATTGTCTCTTCTGTGCAATGTGGTCAGAGATAGTAACTTCAGATCCTCATGAAGAAAGCCATTCATGATGCTAAGGCCTGTATAGTAATAGGTTTTTCAGGCAGTTACCCCCCACCTTTATTCCCATCCAGGATTATCCAAGTATAAACTTTGTACAGTAGCTACATCCTGAGGTATGATTACCTGCTGTGAAATAGctatttccagcttttgcttcttgctGCTTTCTCAGAATATCTGGTGCAGTCAGAGGTTATGCAAGAACAGGTATTCTTTCAAGAGGTAAAGAAAACTTAATTCAAATATTCTTCATGGAAGCATACTAgatttcctttatatttctgttccTTGAAATACTCTGGACCTGAGCATCTCCTGTGAAAGTAAAATGTTTTAATCAGCTATTAACAAAGAACTTTAACACACTAGAGACATTTCCTAGAAATTTAGCTTCAATTCTTTCTTTAGGCAACACCTTTCATCATAGTAGTTGTTGAAAAGGGATAAGATGATCCCTTTCTCTTATTTCCCATTTTGCTATATAAATAAAGTGGGAGCCAAATTTGAGTTTGTcacaaaataatttcagtttttaacTGACTGCTAGTGTGACTTTGAATTAAACACAGAAGCAAAGCTTTATGCAAAAGACAGTAAGCCTCTCCTATGGATTTTGAATTCAGGTCAGGCCAatctttaaaatttcacttttatatcttatataaaatgataaagtgtgcaaaaaaaagaaaataagtacatGAAAGAGGTAAGCAAAGCCAtaactaggatttttttttaaatgaaatgccaTAACTTTTTAGATATTTCTGAACATAGTTTTACAAAGTCATATAGTCTACAATTTAAAGAGTTGAAAAGGGTTAgaagttttcttttgattttctcagTGTCTTGTTTAATTCTTCCTGCAGGCCTCAATTCTCCCTGCTGTGGAAGGTGGGCACTGCAACCTTCCTCCTCACAACTATTTCTAAAGGCTAATTGATGATCTTGAAACTCTAGTTACTCAGGCATTCTTGGCCAAAGGCAGTGTAGAAGTTCAAGTCATAacattttttgagaaaaatacaatttttaacaaACTAAACTTGAGAAACTGTGTTTGGAACAGAAAGGACATCATTTCAGTCTGTCTCCTTGTAATGACCATTAGGAAAACATATCAAAGCCTGACAAGACATTTCTCTCAAAGTGCAAACAGGAACATGTCAGTTTCCGAAGATTATCTTTTTAACTTCTGGAAGAGGCTTACAGCTTGACCAAAGAGGCTCATGATTTTAAGAATGACTGCTTTGTCCATTATCTAATATGCATGAAGATTTTGGGGGGTGGACAGGGGAGGTGGGTAGTTTCAGTATCTGTTACGTAAAGTTACCTATTCAGGGACTGTCTATACAAGTAAGATACATTAGGATATCATGGAAATATTTGACCCTACAAGCGATTTGTTTCTCCCTCAGTAATTACCTTGCATCCAACAAGGATAGCATCTGTTCCAGAATTCAAACAGTACTcaaagtgaattttaaataagACCAAGATTTGTGTTTCTGGCTCTCATTGAAAATTCGGATTCTTTTAATTTGTCACCAGATATCAACACTATCATAGACTGAATTAACAgaaggaaactaaaaaaaaaaatttcagatacACTTAATTTATTATTTAGGAAACGTGAAGTAAAAATAGCAGTTAGCAGATGGATAAAGTAGTCTCTAGTGAATATTGCGAAGTGCCCACAGAGGAAAGTTTAAGTGATGTATTGCTTAATGTGAGGTTTTACAAGTAATGCCTTTAGGGCTTTGCTCATTATTGTTGAATTTGAGTGGAGTATTTTCTTGAAAACTTGCTTTCTTGGTACGTGAAAACGGAAAACTAAGCTGTGAAATTAATAAttacaatgttattttaaaaaatatcttctgtTAAATGTTTTCTAAGCTTGAAAATTATTCAACATGTAAAACaatttggtaaatttaagaaaaagatttaaaGCAATTTAGGAAACAGTTACTTTTGTTAAATTGcattaaaaactaattaaaaccATTATAAAAATCGCACAGAGAACCTGCTTAAACTGTTGCCAATAGCCAGGCATTTCTCCTACACCAGGACACACTTTAAAGTTGGGAAGATGAATCTGATGAATGGAGGTTAAAAATTGTTGGTCAGCCTAGAGTATGTACAAGGTACATAATGATAACCAGAGATAAAGCTGGTAGCTGAAGTATAAGTTTTTTACCAATTCAAAATCTAATATGTattgattttttacatttttaaatcagagaaagaaagaaaattctacaCTGGTATGAAAAGGAAGATTAGTTCATTTTTGTTTGCTTCGTTTTGCATGTGTGAAACTGCTTCCTCTGCTCTGTTTGATGTGCAGACTCACATGGCCATGAATACAGTGGTGGTAATAACGTGGGATTAACAGAAAGCCTAAAATCTCATTCAGTTCTTGGAaaatgccattctcttctccccaGATTGCAttaaaacaaaaggcaaaaatacaaaacatattTCTCTGGGGAGGATcctctttcaaaaatgaagattcCTTCACAAGTTCCTACTCCCTTTACTTAAACTCAGACAGTCCAATGCATGCGTGATTTTGTTTCATATCTTACgtcttctcttgcctttttatatttaaaaactatagAGCTAAAGAGATGTGTTTTATTTTACGTATGAGAGGCTGTAATGGTCTTTCCATCTGAAATAAGCAGCTCTGCTCCCATGTTTAGACTTCCCTCTTTCTGAGCTGGCTCTACATATTCATGCATATAGAGACATTGTAGTTGAATGtgactgatgaaaaaaaaatgaccccCACTGGCATGAACACTGTGGCCAGGTTTCCACAACGTCGACTTCAGAGGCTTTATGTCTGCATAGGCTTGAAAGAGGCCATTACATCTGAACAAAAAGGAATCGATCTTTTAGAGAAATATTGTTAATGGGGTAACTTGGGGGCAAGCATAAATGGAGCCCTGGTTACTTAAAGGAATgtttaaagttaaaaagaaatcatatcaTTACTTAAGTATATAGCATTTAGAActgtagcaaaaagaaaaacataatcaCCATACTGGTAAATTAAACTTGTAATATGGATCTTCCTATCAATttctttttatacattaaaaaatatggatttttaaaaatgcatttataataTAATCACATCCATGAAAAGTCACCAGCTGATTTCCATGATACACTTAAAAGAAGTATGCAAATAGATAAGGATGCTGTCATTTTGAggtattttaataaaactaatataattGAGCAAGTTGTATCTGAATAGAATGCTGGTATTTATAGTCAAGAACATGAGGCCGTCTATGTTTATATGATTCCTTCTCTGTTACTATTTTGGAGGTAGGAATGTTTGAGATGAAAAGGTATTTGATATTTCTTATGTTTTGATCACTTAGATTAAGATTATATGTTGATAGTGCTAACTTCCTAAATCCTTTATTTGTCCCTTCgatttaaattgatttttgatGTGAAATCATTGctctaaaataaaatcttaaactgTGTACAGAGTTTGGGGATTTTAGTTTGTGTTTAATGATTTGCCTCACATCATGGTCTCTAAACTATCCGGggacttttaaatatattcaatttaaaaGTGGAAAAGTATGTAGAACTTTTAGTCGAAGTTAACTGCATTATTTTGAGTAAAACCTTGAGACTGAAGAAAATACATGATTCCTCAAATTTATCCAAGTCTGTGAATATTTCTGGGTACACTGGACTTTATACAATCATAATTTAGAATATTAGGAAAGTAATTTATTTATGAAGGCTTAAACTGCTGCTAGAAAGCTCTACAAAATGATCAACCTCTGAATGTTAAGTCTTTGCAACGACAAATAGTATTTCAAATAACCCATGTGTATGGCTAAGCTGAAAAACTGGAGTATATCAGATTAGTTGGCAGTGACAGCAAAATGCTTTCTAAGCAGCCTGGCTGGTAGTTAAATTTTCCACGATCATCAGATTTCAGGAAAGTTCCAATTCTTTTGTTTAATGCCAGGCAAGCAGAAGGACCTCTAACTCTCCTCTTGAGAGTCATGAAGTCTGAAGGGTTTGCTGAGAGGGAGAGAAGCAAGTGTGCCTTTCCTTACTTGGTTTTATCCAGACTATTTTCTAGCCTAGAAGATTTGTTTCTTTTATGCAAATAGGGGATGAAAGTTCCAAAGCAAAGgattttcactttctccttttatGTTACAGGTTCTTTTCCCGAGTAGGTTTGTGATAAATGAATCtagttctgcttcatttattttggctTGTAAAGTTAAATCAAGCATCcttaaaacaaaaagggaaacTGGGATGTTATCTTCCATCATAGTGAAGCCTGTTTCCTTATATAATATTAAGCCAAACTAAATAAGTTAGAGAACCATGGCTTGTAAGTATGAATAAGACATTAATTTAGAGGTTGGTAGAGGTGAGCAGTTGAGAGCTTGGGGCAGGGAACAAGCTTTAAGTTTGCATTGACTTTTAGGCAATTGCAATTAAAATTACGCTTATCCTTGTTAAACTGCGAACATTTTCCCACTGTGAGCCTGATATTCCTTCTTCAGTGTGGTGAGTACAATTTGCTTGATATGCTCTAAGTTTCTAATAGTCAAGTTTCCATACTCTAGTACAACAAATATTTAGGTGTGCTGTGTACCATGGACTGGGCTGGAAAATGATAACATCCATAATCataaaaaaatcctttttttttccttttcatgtcaGAGTTGAATATTGCTGTTAAAGAGGAGGAAAATCATCAGCACATAAACTGATCAATCCACAGTTCAGTGGCACACTTTAAAAATGGGGTTTAACCAAATGTGGtctctgggttttcttttcaAAGTTGCCACGGTAACTTGTgcacgtgaaaagtgaaagaataaagaacaaaagcTGTCATTGTCTCATCAGAGAGAGCAATTTCTCCTTTCTTGCATTTAAGCAGACTAATACCTGGAGAGAGCTTTTTATGCATTCCTGACACTTGATTTGGGGGCTAGAAAAGAAATTATGCATATGTTAAACAAATGCAACTTTAGCTGCTGCTTAAATTacagttttgttctgttttacttaaaatctgttttctgtaGCTCTCTTGTCAACAGACATCAAAGTCCTGAAACCAGCTCTCCTATGCAATATAAACATGGctttcaatttgtttttttaatgtgatgtttTACCAAAGTTAGTGATGTTGATCTGCATCCTGAAACTGGAAAATGCTTTCTGAAATGTATATTTCCGTTTTGGTTCTTAAGAGGCAGAAGGCTTTTTCCAGGAGATATTTATAGATCATCTCTTAGTTAGAAATTTGTTTGTTGACTTGTGATAAGTTTTTGAAATGGTAGAATGTTAGAAAGAGTTGACAAAAGGTCCTTTTTATGTTCTGAATAGAAAACTGCATTTTGGAGAATTAATACTGCTGAGAGATTTACTGTAGAGTTTTTGCCCGCTGGGGGGTGGTACACTCTACTAGAACACAGCTTTCAGAAGCCGCAAGTCAGATGTTGGCTGCTGCCGG
This window contains:
- the FLRT3 gene encoding leucine-rich repeat transmembrane protein FLRT3 codes for the protein MISPAWSIFLIGTKIGLFLQVAPLSVMAKPCPSVCRCDAGFIYCNDRFLTSIPTGIPEDATTLYLQNNQINNAGIPSDLKNLLKVERIYLYHNSLDEFPTNLPKYVKELHLQENNIRTITYDSLSKIPYLEELHLDDNSVSAVSIEEGAFRDSNYLRLLFLSRNHLSTIPWGLPRTIEELRLDDNRISTISSPSLQGLTSLKRLVLDGNLLNNHGLGDKVFFNLVNLTELSLVRNSLTAAPVNLPGTNLRKLYLQDNHINRVPPNAFSYLRQLYRLDMSNNNLSNLPQGIFDDLDNITQLILRNNPWYCGCKMKWVRDWLQSLPVKVNVRGLMCQAPEKVRGMAIKDLNAELFDCKDNPVVSTIQITTGTPNTVHPAQGQWPAPVTKQPDTKNPKLTKDQRTTGIPARKTITITVKSVTSDTIHISWKLVLPMTALRLSWLKLDHSPAFGSITETIVTGERSEYLVTALEPDSPYRVCMVPMETSNLYLFDETPVCIETETAPLRMYNPTTTLNREQEKEPYKNPNLPLAAIIGGAVALVTIALLALVCWYVHRNGSLFSRNCAYSKGRRRKDDYAEAGTKKDNSILEIRETSFQMLPISNEPISKEEFVIHTIFPPNGMNLYKNNHSESSSNRSYRDSGIPDSDHSHS